In Promicromonospora sukumoe, the following proteins share a genomic window:
- a CDS encoding sigma factor-like helix-turn-helix DNA-binding protein → MGWHEDLERLATERGGALVGYAYTLCGDVRQAEDLVQEALVRYCSRLVRPGGSGPGGRRGRATSGMRTVPLDGAGTGNGTGDLDSGRSARHPEAYVRRTVLNLYLDGWRRSKKWADIAPRVAVEDVRFPDSGVTARADVVHALTRLPPRQRACVVLRYFEDQTIAQVADSMGTAPGTVKRYLHDALRTLRDVLEPVDATTEGKR, encoded by the coding sequence ATGGGCTGGCACGAAGACCTGGAGAGGCTCGCCACCGAACGTGGCGGCGCGCTCGTCGGGTACGCGTACACGCTGTGCGGCGACGTGCGGCAGGCCGAGGACCTGGTGCAGGAGGCGCTGGTCAGGTACTGCTCGCGCCTGGTCCGGCCGGGCGGGTCGGGGCCGGGCGGGCGGCGCGGCCGCGCGACGTCGGGCATGCGCACGGTGCCCCTCGACGGGGCCGGCACAGGGAACGGGACCGGGGACCTGGACAGCGGCCGGAGCGCCCGCCACCCCGAGGCGTACGTGCGCCGCACGGTGCTGAACCTGTACCTGGACGGCTGGCGGCGCAGCAAGAAGTGGGCCGACATCGCCCCGCGGGTTGCCGTGGAGGACGTCCGGTTCCCCGACTCGGGCGTCACGGCCCGGGCCGACGTCGTGCACGCGCTGACCCGGCTCCCGCCGAGGCAGCGCGCGTGCGTGGTGCTGCGGTACTTCGAGGACCAGACGATCGCGCAGGTCGCCGACTCGATGGGGACCGCGCCGGGCACGGTCAAGCGCTATCTGCACGACGCCCTGCGCACGCTGCGCGACGTGCTCGAACCAGTGGACGCGACGACGGAAGGGAAGCGGTGA
- a CDS encoding oxygenase MpaB family protein, translating into MGKPVDNPVDDVGVPAATYPRRFRSAEARGTRIGRPLRVLGRVRGVDEALLDRIGRAFSEQDDAAAALAAAMRLPSGDPDRVTHAMLRTALAAPDPAPAPRPGGSEFGTLPDGENELGPLRRDRSIDRPVSMQPTELISGHQEGAELGGGQGWPPVLREFLKEVTAVPGWVDWDLVEQGAAVQRRLGQNAADVLLQLSLVGGYRFGGPTDLLVATGALTSGTLRRLAETQEWTVGLTEPGALRPYGPAWRATVHVRVMHALVAASFTEPPGSQSRDTTRWDTARWGLPINQADQAATLGLFDGTLILGCRALGVPVPPSDSRALMHLWKWVGHLMGVHPDFLVDDEWARHRLNHHVLLAQAGVSEAGPRLARAVVAAQAERTYPGPAWGQPWRARFERERLLSMLTAFLGVRSMRDLGLPLRPPWAHAYLLPLNTWRYRVLGRSRRGRERLEQWGRRRSAAILASYHPLHDVSDAQVTPVT; encoded by the coding sequence ATGGGCAAACCTGTGGACAACCCTGTGGACGACGTCGGCGTCCCCGCCGCGACCTACCCGCGGCGGTTCCGCAGCGCCGAGGCACGCGGGACGCGGATCGGCCGCCCGCTGCGCGTGCTCGGCCGGGTCCGCGGGGTGGACGAGGCGCTCCTGGACCGGATCGGCCGCGCCTTCTCCGAGCAGGACGACGCCGCCGCGGCGCTCGCCGCCGCCATGCGTCTCCCGTCCGGCGACCCGGACCGGGTCACGCACGCGATGCTGCGGACGGCGCTCGCGGCCCCGGACCCTGCACCGGCGCCTCGCCCTGGCGGCAGCGAGTTCGGCACCTTGCCCGACGGCGAAAATGAGCTCGGTCCCTTGCGTCGAGACCGGTCCATCGACCGACCGGTCTCGATGCAACCGACCGAGCTCATTTCCGGGCACCAGGAGGGTGCCGAGCTCGGGGGCGGCCAGGGGTGGCCGCCCGTGCTACGGGAGTTCCTCAAGGAGGTCACCGCCGTGCCCGGGTGGGTCGACTGGGACCTCGTCGAGCAGGGTGCCGCGGTGCAGCGGCGGCTCGGGCAGAACGCCGCCGACGTGCTGCTCCAGCTCTCGCTCGTCGGCGGGTACCGGTTCGGCGGGCCGACGGACCTGCTCGTGGCCACCGGCGCCCTGACCAGCGGCACCCTGCGCCGGCTCGCCGAGACGCAGGAGTGGACCGTGGGGCTGACGGAGCCCGGCGCGCTGCGCCCCTACGGCCCCGCGTGGCGGGCCACCGTCCACGTCCGGGTGATGCACGCGCTGGTCGCGGCGTCGTTCACCGAACCGCCGGGCAGCCAGAGCCGGGACACGACCCGCTGGGACACCGCACGCTGGGGCCTGCCGATCAACCAGGCGGACCAGGCGGCGACGCTCGGCCTGTTCGACGGCACGCTGATCCTGGGGTGCCGCGCGCTGGGGGTGCCTGTCCCGCCGTCGGACAGCCGGGCCCTGATGCACCTGTGGAAGTGGGTGGGGCACCTGATGGGTGTGCACCCCGACTTCCTGGTCGACGACGAGTGGGCGCGGCACCGTCTCAACCACCACGTGCTGCTCGCGCAGGCCGGGGTCTCGGAGGCCGGTCCGCGGCTGGCCCGGGCGGTGGTCGCCGCCCAGGCCGAGCGGACGTATCCCGGACCGGCGTGGGGGCAGCCGTGGCGGGCCCGGTTCGAGCGGGAACGGCTGCTGTCGATGCTCACGGCGTTCCTCGGGGTGCGCAGCATGCGCGACCTCGGTCTGCCGCTGCGCCCGCCGTGGGCCCACGCGTACCTGCTGCCGCTGAACACGTGGAGGTACCGCGTGCTCGGGCGCTCCCGGCGGGGCCGGGAGCGCCTCGAGCAGTGGGGCCGACGGCGGAGCGCCGCCATCCTCGCGAGCTACCACCCGCTCCACGACGTGTCAGACGCTCAGGTCACTCCCGTGACCTGA